The Metabacillus sediminilitoris genome window below encodes:
- a CDS encoding ABC transporter ATP-binding protein, whose translation MGSGKILKINGIGKSFGGLQILKDISLEVEKGERIGIIGPNGAGKTTFFNLLVGDLEPTHGEIYHYDTNITKQPNFKRVRNGIVRTFQKNNLLNELSVLDNLLLVLQRKQGSGQVWFKLRGEKQYPKLYEKADELLETWGLSHQRDSIVKNLSYGEQRQIEILLGVATEPSILLLDEPTAGMSQSETNYIVNLLHNLPKDLTLMIIEHDLDVVFGLADRMVVLYDGGVLVEGEPDQVRNDERVNKIYIGSGDEI comes from the coding sequence TTGGGAAGTGGTAAAATCTTAAAAATCAATGGAATAGGTAAAAGTTTTGGGGGCTTACAAATCTTAAAAGATATTTCATTAGAAGTTGAAAAAGGAGAAAGAATTGGGATTATCGGTCCTAATGGTGCAGGTAAAACAACATTTTTCAATCTTTTAGTTGGTGATTTAGAACCAACCCATGGTGAAATCTATCATTATGATACAAACATTACGAAACAGCCTAATTTTAAACGAGTTCGCAATGGGATTGTTCGTACATTCCAAAAAAATAATTTATTAAATGAGTTATCTGTTTTAGATAATTTGCTTTTAGTTTTACAAAGAAAGCAAGGATCTGGTCAAGTATGGTTTAAATTAAGAGGTGAAAAGCAATACCCCAAATTATATGAAAAGGCCGACGAATTACTTGAAACATGGGGCTTGTCACATCAGCGAGATTCCATTGTGAAAAATCTGTCTTATGGCGAACAACGACAAATTGAGATTTTACTAGGTGTAGCAACAGAACCATCCATTCTTTTGCTAGATGAACCAACAGCTGGCATGTCTCAATCTGAAACAAATTATATTGTTAATTTGCTTCACAATCTTCCTAAAGATTTAACTTTGATGATCATTGAACATGATCTAGACGTTGTTTTCGGATTAGCTGACCGGATGGTTGTTTTATATGATGGTGGAGTTTTAGTAGAAGGTGAGCCTGATCAAGTAAGAAATGATGAGCGAGTGAACAAAATCTATATCGGAAGTGGAGATGAAATCTAA
- a CDS encoding ferredoxin translates to MAKYTLVDKDTCIACGACGATAPDLFDYDDEGIAHAILDDNQGITEIDGDLVDDLIDAEEGCPTESIKVADQPFHSHVNA, encoded by the coding sequence ATGGCTAAATATACATTGGTAGATAAGGATACATGTATAGCATGCGGTGCTTGTGGTGCTACAGCTCCTGATCTTTTTGATTATGATGACGAAGGGATTGCACATGCAATCCTTGATGACAACCAAGGTATTACTGAAATAGATGGTGATCTAGTAGATGATTTAATTGATGCAGAAGAAGGCTGTCCAACTGAATCGATAAAAGTAGCAGATCAACCATTCCATTCACATGTTAATGCATAA
- a CDS encoding ABC transporter ATP-binding protein has translation MLDIQNLHTYYGESHILHGVSLSVKKGSVSVLLGRNGMGKTTTLHSIMGMVPPKEGTIIMNGNEIQKKSSYQVSRAGIGLVPQGRRIFGNLTVKENLLTTARPVKDGWNLDKIYDMFPRLKERETSMGGNLSGGEQQMLSIGRALLTNPDLLLLDEPSEGLSPLMVREVMKIIKRLKEDGLSMLLVEQNLAMASSLADYVYILNKGTVVFEGESEQFDNDVKNKFLALSS, from the coding sequence ATGTTAGATATTCAAAATCTCCATACATATTATGGAGAAAGTCATATACTACATGGTGTTTCATTATCAGTAAAAAAAGGATCTGTATCTGTCCTCCTCGGTCGTAATGGAATGGGAAAAACAACAACCTTACATTCTATCATGGGAATGGTTCCTCCTAAAGAAGGAACAATCATCATGAACGGAAATGAAATTCAGAAAAAATCAAGCTATCAAGTTTCCAGAGCTGGAATCGGATTAGTACCCCAAGGGAGAAGAATTTTCGGTAATTTAACAGTAAAAGAAAATTTACTCACAACAGCTAGACCAGTAAAAGATGGCTGGAATTTAGATAAAATTTATGACATGTTTCCTAGATTAAAAGAACGTGAAACATCAATGGGCGGCAACCTCAGTGGTGGAGAGCAGCAAATGCTTTCAATTGGCAGAGCACTTTTGACAAATCCAGACCTATTGCTACTAGATGAACCGTCAGAAGGTTTATCACCATTAATGGTTCGTGAAGTAATGAAAATAATCAAGCGGTTAAAAGAAGATGGTTTATCTATGTTGCTAGTTGAACAAAATCTTGCTATGGCCTCAAGTTTAGCGGATTATGTCTATATATTAAATAAGGGCACAGTCGTATTTGAGGGTGAATCAGAACAGTTTGATAATGACGTAAAAAATAAATTCTTAGCTTTAAGTTCTTAG
- a CDS encoding heavy metal translocating P-type ATPase encodes MKWMEHIELINAIISGILIGFGWLLDSKGNESVAIPLFLLAFVIGGYAKAKEGIEETIAEKNLNVELLMIFAAVGSAIIGYWTEGAILIFIFALSGALETYTMNKSHREISALMSLQPEEALLIKNGTEKRVHVTFLTVGDTILVKPGERIPTDGIILTGKTNIDQSAITGESMPVEREKNDEVFAGTVNGNGSIIVSVTKKSTETMFHKILDLVQSAQSEKSPSQQFIEKFEGTYVKAVLALVAVMMVLPHFMLGWSWNETIYRALVLMVVASPCALVASIMPATLAAISNGARNGLLFKGGIHLEQLSKTNVVVFDKTGTLTRGEPAVTDIIISNSIDTATFYEAVLSIENQSNHPLAKAIVAKIQEEFPKKLANMTSVDEKSGFGVRAMLDHCEWKIGKADFVGRQEALNFENGVSEKLAGEGKTIVYVVREDQIVGLLALKDVVRKEAKAAIKTLKENGIKTVMLTGDSKSTAEAIAKELQVDLFLGECLPEDKVNEIKGLKEKYGTVTMIGDGINDAPALATSDVGIAMGEGTDVALETADIILMKNELSKLTKAVKLSKKMNRIVKQNIIFSMSVIALLICSNFFQVLDLPLGVIGHEGSTILVILNGLRLLRGIE; translated from the coding sequence ATGAAATGGATGGAACATATCGAACTTATTAATGCAATTATTTCAGGTATCCTTATTGGATTCGGTTGGTTACTTGATAGTAAGGGGAATGAGTCTGTTGCGATTCCATTATTTCTTTTAGCTTTCGTGATTGGCGGATATGCCAAAGCAAAAGAAGGAATTGAAGAAACAATAGCAGAAAAAAACTTAAATGTTGAGTTGCTCATGATATTTGCTGCTGTTGGGTCTGCGATTATTGGCTATTGGACAGAAGGAGCAATCTTGATTTTCATTTTTGCTCTAAGTGGTGCTCTTGAGACATATACAATGAATAAAAGTCACCGTGAAATTTCTGCATTAATGAGCCTGCAGCCTGAAGAGGCATTGTTAATAAAAAATGGAACCGAGAAACGAGTTCATGTAACATTCCTAACTGTCGGTGATACGATCTTAGTAAAACCAGGTGAACGTATTCCTACAGACGGTATCATTTTAACTGGAAAAACGAATATCGATCAGTCAGCAATTACGGGCGAGTCTATGCCTGTTGAAAGAGAAAAAAATGATGAAGTATTTGCTGGAACAGTAAACGGAAATGGATCAATTATTGTATCAGTGACGAAAAAAAGTACTGAAACAATGTTTCATAAAATACTTGATCTTGTTCAATCTGCACAATCAGAAAAATCACCGTCACAACAGTTCATCGAAAAGTTTGAAGGCACGTATGTAAAAGCTGTACTAGCCCTCGTTGCTGTTATGATGGTTCTCCCGCATTTTATGCTTGGCTGGAGCTGGAATGAAACAATTTATCGCGCACTTGTTTTAATGGTAGTCGCTTCACCATGTGCCCTAGTAGCGTCCATTATGCCAGCAACATTAGCAGCCATTTCAAATGGTGCAAGAAATGGCCTTTTATTTAAAGGCGGGATCCATTTAGAACAATTAAGTAAAACAAATGTCGTTGTTTTTGATAAAACTGGAACGTTAACGAGAGGCGAACCAGCTGTAACAGATATCATCATTTCGAATTCAATTGATACAGCAACATTTTATGAAGCAGTTTTATCAATTGAAAATCAATCAAACCACCCATTGGCAAAAGCAATTGTGGCAAAAATACAAGAAGAATTTCCAAAGAAATTAGCAAATATGACGTCAGTTGATGAAAAATCAGGATTTGGTGTTCGTGCTATGTTAGATCATTGTGAATGGAAAATTGGTAAGGCGGACTTTGTAGGGCGTCAAGAAGCATTAAACTTTGAAAACGGGGTAAGTGAAAAGCTGGCTGGTGAAGGAAAAACGATTGTGTATGTTGTTCGTGAAGACCAGATTGTCGGTCTTTTAGCATTAAAAGATGTCGTGCGAAAAGAAGCAAAAGCAGCAATAAAAACATTGAAGGAAAATGGTATTAAAACAGTTATGCTTACAGGTGACAGTAAATCAACTGCAGAAGCGATCGCTAAAGAATTACAGGTCGATTTGTTTCTTGGTGAGTGTTTGCCGGAAGATAAGGTAAATGAGATCAAAGGATTAAAAGAAAAATATGGAACTGTCACAATGATCGGAGATGGAATTAATGATGCACCAGCACTTGCAACATCAGATGTAGGGATTGCGATGGGTGAGGGTACAGATGTGGCACTAGAAACAGCTGATATTATTTTAATGAAAAATGAACTATCAAAGCTAACCAAAGCTGTAAAGCTCTCTAAAAAGATGAATCGAATTGTGAAGCAAAACATTATTTTTTCAATGTCAGTTATTGCGCTCCTTATTTGTTCGAATTTTTTCCAAGTATTAGATCTGCCATTAGGTGTTATTGGACATGAGGGAAGTACAATTCTTGTCATTTTAAATGGTTTGCGATTATTAAGAGGTATAGAATAA
- a CDS encoding branched-chain amino acid ABC transporter permease has translation MDIIGAQLVNGVSYGLLLFIITCGLSLVFGILGVLNLAHGSLYMFGAYIAYSLTATYTQSFWLALLIAPISVALLALVVELILLRPTYQLGHLSQVLLTFGLAYVFHDLASIIWGSNVLSIPVPSIFSGSIAIFGQTFPVYRIAVIIVGIVIAVLLWYIQEKTKWGAIIRAGLSDKQMVSALGINIKLVFTIVFVIGGLLAGFGGVVAGPILGLYPSMEFQTLILALVVLVIGGLGSISGTLVAGLLVGIVETFSRFLVPELSMFLVFGLMAIILIVKPNGLLGKKVA, from the coding sequence GTGGATATAATCGGAGCGCAATTAGTTAATGGCGTATCATATGGTCTGCTATTGTTTATTATCACGTGTGGATTGTCGCTTGTCTTTGGAATTTTGGGAGTATTGAATTTAGCACATGGATCTTTGTATATGTTCGGTGCGTATATCGCCTATTCGTTAACTGCAACATACACTCAGAGTTTCTGGTTAGCCTTGCTAATTGCCCCGATTAGTGTAGCATTACTTGCGTTGGTGGTGGAGCTTATTTTGCTCCGCCCAACGTATCAATTAGGGCATTTATCCCAAGTTTTATTAACATTTGGATTAGCTTATGTTTTTCATGATCTAGCCTCGATTATTTGGGGATCAAATGTTCTTTCAATTCCAGTACCATCTATTTTTTCTGGTTCAATTGCAATCTTTGGACAAACATTTCCCGTTTATCGCATCGCTGTCATTATTGTTGGAATTGTGATTGCAGTATTGCTATGGTATATCCAAGAAAAAACAAAATGGGGCGCTATCATTCGTGCAGGATTAAGCGATAAGCAAATGGTTAGTGCACTAGGAATTAATATAAAACTAGTTTTTACAATTGTTTTTGTTATTGGAGGTCTTCTTGCAGGTTTTGGTGGTGTTGTAGCAGGGCCAATCCTCGGGCTTTATCCAAGTATGGAGTTTCAAACTTTAATTCTAGCATTAGTTGTTTTAGTTATTGGAGGACTCGGATCGATTTCTGGAACACTTGTCGCTGGTTTACTCGTTGGAATCGTAGAAACGTTTAGCCGGTTTTTGGTCCCTGAGCTTAGTATGTTTCTAGTATTTGGATTAATGGCAATTATTCTTATTGTTAAACCAAACGGATTACTAGGAAAGAAGGTGGCATAA
- a CDS encoding NAD(P)/FAD-dependent oxidoreductase produces the protein MTNQDVHEITIIGGGPTGLFAAFYAGMRNSSVKIIESLPQLGGQLSALYPEKYIYDVAGFPKVKAQELVDRLTEQALHFNPTICIEQMVENLELLDDGLIRLTTNKEVHLTKTVILTAGNGAFQPRKIELEEAEQYEISNLHYFIDNLEKFRDKKVLVCGGGDSAVDWSLMLEPIASQVTLVHRRDKFRAHEASVSNLMDSNVEIKTPFIPIHLTGDSKRIHSVKIEHAKDGTVQEVEVDDVIVNFGFLSSLGPMKNWGLNIEKNSIVVNSKMETNIPGVYAAGDICTYEGKVKLIATGFGEAPTAINNAKAFIDPKAKVQPLHSTSVFA, from the coding sequence ATGACAAATCAAGATGTTCATGAAATTACGATTATTGGAGGAGGGCCAACTGGCTTATTTGCTGCCTTTTACGCAGGTATGCGTAACTCTTCTGTTAAAATTATTGAAAGCCTGCCACAATTAGGTGGGCAACTATCTGCCTTGTATCCGGAAAAATACATTTATGATGTAGCTGGATTCCCTAAAGTTAAGGCACAGGAATTAGTCGATCGATTAACTGAGCAAGCATTACACTTTAATCCGACCATTTGCATTGAACAAATGGTTGAAAATTTAGAGTTACTAGATGATGGACTTATCCGACTTACAACAAATAAAGAAGTTCATCTTACCAAAACTGTCATTCTCACAGCTGGTAATGGGGCATTTCAGCCTCGTAAAATTGAATTAGAAGAAGCTGAACAATACGAAATTAGTAATCTTCATTACTTTATCGACAATCTTGAGAAATTTAGAGATAAAAAAGTTCTTGTTTGTGGAGGCGGTGATTCAGCCGTTGATTGGTCATTAATGTTAGAACCGATTGCAAGTCAAGTGACACTCGTTCATCGCCGGGATAAATTTCGGGCACATGAAGCAAGTGTATCAAATTTAATGGATAGCAATGTAGAAATTAAAACTCCATTCATACCAATTCATTTAACAGGTGACAGTAAGCGTATACATTCAGTAAAGATAGAGCATGCAAAAGACGGTACAGTACAGGAAGTCGAAGTAGATGATGTGATTGTAAATTTTGGATTCCTTTCATCATTAGGACCTATGAAAAATTGGGGACTAAACATCGAAAAAAATTCGATTGTTGTAAACTCAAAAATGGAAACAAATATTCCAGGAGTCTACGCTGCAGGAGATATTTGTACGTACGAAGGAAAGGTAAAATTAATTGCAACCGGCTTTGGAGAAGCACCTACTGCAATAAATAATGCCAAAGCTTTTATTGATCCAAAAGCTAAAGTTCAACCGCTTCATAGTACGAGTGTATTTGCTTAA
- a CDS encoding branched-chain amino acid ABC transporter permease, whose protein sequence is MKSTFVKFLLVIIALCLAPFVLSLFHLNLLTEILIFAVFALSLNVLVGFTGLVSLGHAAFFGVGAYTAGLAAQNVSSNIIVTLGMAILFSVIVAAIVGIFCMKVNGFYFLMLTLAFSQMIYSFIHQSTNLTGGSNGLSGIPRATIGGFEFANAVFIFYLVAFIFIIAYAVLRIVVKSPYGQVLIGIRENETRVKSMGYNTSLYKYTAFVLAGGVGGLAGSLYTYFNGFIAPSDVYWTMSGGVLIMVLIGGAGKILGPVFGAALYVILETVISSYTNSWMMIVGAVFIIFVIFFPKGIVGIGESVIQKIKTKKQQTYGKKSHAA, encoded by the coding sequence ATGAAAAGCACATTCGTTAAATTTTTACTTGTGATTATTGCTTTATGTTTAGCACCTTTTGTGCTTTCACTTTTTCATTTAAATTTATTAACTGAAATTCTAATTTTTGCAGTGTTTGCACTTAGTTTAAATGTTTTAGTAGGATTTACTGGCCTTGTATCTTTAGGTCATGCAGCATTTTTTGGAGTGGGTGCTTATACCGCTGGACTTGCTGCGCAAAATGTATCGAGTAATATTATCGTCACTTTAGGGATGGCTATTCTCTTTTCAGTTATTGTTGCTGCTATTGTCGGAATTTTCTGTATGAAAGTAAATGGTTTTTACTTTTTAATGCTAACATTAGCATTTTCACAGATGATTTATTCTTTTATTCATCAATCAACGAATCTAACTGGAGGATCAAACGGATTATCTGGTATACCTCGAGCAACAATAGGAGGATTTGAATTTGCAAATGCCGTATTCATCTTCTATTTAGTTGCCTTCATTTTTATCATTGCTTATGCTGTTTTAAGAATTGTTGTTAAGTCGCCATATGGCCAAGTATTAATCGGCATCCGTGAAAACGAAACAAGAGTAAAATCGATGGGGTATAACACAAGCCTCTATAAGTACACAGCTTTTGTACTTGCTGGTGGTGTTGGTGGATTGGCAGGGTCATTATACACTTATTTTAATGGATTTATTGCACCTAGTGATGTGTATTGGACAATGTCTGGAGGAGTATTAATTATGGTGTTAATTGGGGGAGCAGGGAAAATACTTGGACCAGTCTTTGGAGCAGCTCTATATGTGATCCTTGAAACCGTCATAAGTTCATATACAAATTCATGGATGATGATTGTTGGTGCTGTATTTATTATCTTTGTTATCTTCTTCCCAAAAGGTATTGTCGGAATTGGAGAAAGTGTTATACAAAAAATCAAAACAAAAAAACAACAGACATATGGAAAAAAATCACATGCGGCTTAA
- a CDS encoding MBL fold metallo-hydrolase, with translation MREFKNSKVEIIPIIVPDHTSLKSINYYLVKYDHELILVDAGLNNNDSLHALEHTLQCNDLSIHDLTAIILTHHHIDHVGLVNHIASLTPIPVYVHSESIPRLKRDDSFLQMRIEFFSTLYEQMGCGHTGRKQVNYLQQAVKKNKELAIHANLQVIDEKNKLFGFEIFEVPGHAPDQIALFDRTSNWLISGDLLINHISSNALVEPDQSGKQMHTLIDHMNSLHNCLSLPIKLVFPGHGVLIEKPMELIQKRLQGIEEKAERILLLIQEGISTGSELAQTYYKNKYDTQFSLVMSEIIGHLDYLEAKGRIHKDMKKGIWHYTA, from the coding sequence TTGAGAGAATTTAAAAATTCTAAGGTTGAAATTATTCCGATCATCGTTCCAGATCACACTAGCTTAAAAAGTATAAATTACTATCTTGTTAAATATGATCATGAGTTAATTTTGGTTGATGCGGGACTAAACAATAATGATTCCCTTCATGCTCTGGAACATACTTTGCAATGTAATGACTTATCAATTCATGATTTAACTGCCATCATATTAACACATCATCATATTGATCATGTCGGACTTGTCAATCACATAGCCTCCTTGACTCCGATTCCAGTCTATGTACATTCGGAATCTATCCCTCGTCTAAAGAGAGATGATTCATTTCTTCAAATGCGGATTGAGTTCTTTTCCACTTTATATGAACAAATGGGTTGTGGCCATACAGGTAGAAAACAAGTCAATTATTTACAACAAGCCGTAAAAAAGAACAAAGAACTAGCCATTCATGCAAACTTACAAGTTATTGATGAAAAGAATAAATTATTCGGATTCGAAATTTTCGAAGTACCAGGACATGCACCTGATCAAATTGCTCTTTTCGATAGAACTAGTAACTGGTTAATATCCGGTGATTTATTAATAAATCACATTTCTAGTAATGCTCTTGTTGAACCAGATCAGAGTGGTAAACAAATGCATACATTGATCGATCATATGAATTCGCTGCATAATTGTCTATCTTTACCGATTAAGCTTGTTTTCCCTGGACATGGTGTACTAATTGAAAAACCTATGGAATTAATTCAAAAAAGATTACAAGGCATTGAAGAGAAAGCGGAAAGGATATTGCTACTTATTCAAGAGGGGATTTCAACTGGAAGTGAACTTGCACAAACTTACTACAAAAATAAATATGATACACAATTTTCACTTGTCATGTCAGAGATAATTGGTCATTTAGATTATTTAGAGGCTAAAGGACGTATACACAAAGATATGAAAAAAGGAATATGGCATTATACTGCATAA
- the tdh gene encoding L-threonine 3-dehydrogenase, giving the protein MRGKMKAVVKHHRGFGAEIQSVDIPQIKEDEVLIKIKATSICGTDVHIYKWDEWSQSRVKPPYVLGHEFSGIVVEKGEKVSNVEIGDSVSAETHLVCGRCPQCLTGHSHICQDTKIIGVDTQGCFSEYIALPTRNIWKNPKELPYDIASIQEPFGNAVHTVLTGNVVGKIVAIIGCGPIGLMAVGIAKAAGAAQVIAFDIHEYRLELAKKMGATKIVHSKNNDPLFVVHQISNGNGADVVCEMSGHSTAIIQGFKMVKNGGLVSILGLPNLPVEIDVANDIVLKGITVKGITGRKMYETWYQTSALIYSGNVKVKELITHQFSLEEFEKGFKLMIEGNCGKVILIP; this is encoded by the coding sequence ATGCGTGGAAAAATGAAAGCAGTCGTGAAGCATCACCGCGGTTTTGGTGCAGAAATACAATCGGTTGATATTCCGCAAATAAAAGAAGATGAAGTATTAATTAAAATAAAGGCAACATCTATTTGTGGTACAGATGTTCATATTTATAAGTGGGATGAATGGTCTCAAAGCAGAGTGAAACCACCATATGTTTTGGGACATGAGTTTTCAGGAATTGTCGTTGAAAAAGGCGAGAAAGTGAGTAATGTAGAAATAGGTGATTCTGTCTCTGCGGAAACACATCTAGTATGTGGGAGATGTCCGCAGTGTCTTACTGGTCATTCACATATATGTCAAGATACAAAAATAATCGGTGTTGATACCCAAGGATGCTTTTCGGAATATATTGCACTTCCAACAAGGAATATTTGGAAAAACCCTAAAGAATTGCCATATGATATTGCCTCTATACAAGAACCATTTGGTAATGCGGTACACACTGTATTAACTGGTAATGTAGTTGGGAAAATCGTCGCTATTATTGGATGTGGTCCGATTGGCTTGATGGCTGTTGGTATTGCTAAAGCTGCAGGGGCTGCTCAAGTAATTGCCTTCGATATACATGAATATCGTCTTGAATTGGCTAAGAAAATGGGTGCAACAAAAATTGTTCATTCAAAAAATAACGACCCACTATTTGTTGTACATCAAATAAGTAATGGAAATGGTGCAGATGTTGTATGTGAGATGTCTGGACATTCAACAGCCATTATACAAGGTTTTAAAATGGTGAAAAATGGAGGACTTGTATCCATATTGGGTTTACCAAATCTACCTGTTGAAATTGATGTAGCAAATGATATTGTCTTAAAAGGAATTACGGTAAAAGGAATTACTGGCAGAAAGATGTATGAAACTTGGTATCAGACATCTGCCCTGATTTATTCTGGAAATGTGAAAGTAAAAGAACTGATCACACATCAATTTAGCCTTGAAGAATTTGAAAAGGGATTCAAGCTGATGATAGAAGGTAATTGTGGAAAAGTTATTTTAATCCCATAA
- a CDS encoding ABC transporter substrate-binding protein, producing the protein MRKKGFLIMCIIFVLTVLSACGNSAIQSSSSSSDSKNQTDKQTESSESIKIGNILPFSGVYASLGKDLSDGMKLYFESVNWEVEGKKIELIEEDTEADPQVALRKLRKLMDQDNIDILNGAVSTAVAYAIRDEVDSKKLPYLASHAGGNDLTRAQRSDYIWRSSFSSWQIGHSMGQWAYDNIGEKMYIAAADYAFGKEVSAAFKAAYTAAGGEIVGEVYPPLGNNDYSSYLTTIGGVEADGVYAFFAGSDAVRFVQQYEQFGLKEKFPLVGSGWLVAEDLREQIGNAAEGAFVSTFWDYSLETEENQAFVKAYEDAYNRRPTIESLEGYDAARVIVEAIKSLGGDVSDPNKVVEAMSNVTFTSPRGQIEFDKETHHVIQNMYITETVLVDGKTENKVIDSVEKVKDPGK; encoded by the coding sequence ATGAGGAAAAAAGGGTTTTTAATAATGTGTATCATCTTCGTTTTAACAGTACTATCAGCTTGCGGAAACAGTGCAATACAATCAAGTTCTAGTTCAAGTGATTCAAAAAATCAAACAGATAAACAAACGGAAAGCTCAGAATCTATTAAAATAGGTAATATTTTACCGTTTTCTGGTGTATATGCCTCTCTAGGTAAAGATTTGTCAGATGGAATGAAGCTGTATTTTGAAAGTGTAAATTGGGAAGTTGAAGGGAAAAAGATTGAATTAATTGAGGAGGATACTGAAGCCGATCCTCAAGTTGCACTAAGAAAACTAAGAAAACTTATGGATCAAGATAATATTGACATATTAAATGGTGCAGTAAGTACGGCTGTTGCATATGCGATCCGTGATGAAGTAGATTCAAAGAAGTTGCCGTATCTTGCTTCACATGCAGGTGGTAACGATTTAACTAGAGCTCAGCGAAGTGACTATATTTGGAGATCATCATTCTCTTCTTGGCAAATCGGCCATTCAATGGGGCAATGGGCTTATGACAATATCGGGGAAAAAATGTACATTGCTGCTGCTGACTATGCATTCGGAAAAGAGGTTTCTGCTGCATTTAAAGCAGCTTATACTGCAGCAGGTGGAGAAATCGTTGGTGAAGTATACCCACCGCTAGGAAACAATGATTATTCATCATACTTAACAACAATCGGTGGAGTGGAAGCAGATGGTGTTTATGCGTTTTTCGCGGGTAGTGATGCAGTTCGTTTTGTACAACAATACGAACAATTTGGGTTAAAAGAAAAGTTCCCTCTTGTTGGATCTGGGTGGTTAGTAGCAGAAGATTTACGTGAACAAATTGGTAATGCTGCAGAAGGTGCCTTTGTGTCTACTTTCTGGGACTATAGTCTAGAAACTGAGGAGAATCAAGCGTTCGTTAAAGCGTACGAAGATGCTTATAACAGACGTCCAACTATTGAGTCATTAGAGGGTTATGATGCAGCACGTGTCATTGTTGAAGCTATTAAGAGTTTAGGTGGAGATGTATCTGACCCAAACAAAGTTGTAGAAGCAATGTCGAATGTAACATTCACTAGTCCGCGTGGACAAATAGAATTTGATAAAGAAACACATCATGTGATTCAAAATATGTACATTACAGAGACAGTTCTTGTAGATGGAAAAACAGAAAACAAAGTGATTGATTCTGTCGAAAAAGTTAAGGATCCAGGTAAATAA
- a CDS encoding enoyl-CoA hydratase/isomerase family protein, with translation MTTTLSETKTLTVKKANGIAEVHIHVNKTNAYDLDYYKELNAAIDNIRFDNDIKVAVLMSDMPKFFSAGANINFLKASEPRFKTQFCLFCNETLDKIARSPQIWIACLEGHTVGGGLEMALACDLRFMGDQAGKIGLPEITLGVLAGTGGTQRLARQVGHSKALDLNLTGETLTPQEALNIRLVDRIFPQEETRAKTLEYAEKIANSATYAASNIKLSIMNGKEMPLNVAIRYEGELQNLLFRSQDAQEGLSAFIEKREANWIGK, from the coding sequence ATGACTACAACTTTATCTGAAACTAAAACGCTTACAGTTAAAAAAGCTAATGGTATTGCTGAGGTACATATCCACGTTAACAAAACAAATGCTTATGATCTTGATTATTACAAAGAATTAAATGCAGCGATCGATAATATCCGTTTTGATAATGATATTAAAGTAGCCGTGTTAATGAGTGATATGCCTAAATTTTTCTCAGCAGGTGCAAACATCAACTTCTTAAAAGCATCAGAGCCACGTTTTAAAACGCAATTCTGCTTATTCTGTAATGAAACGTTAGATAAAATTGCTCGTTCACCGCAAATCTGGATCGCTTGCTTAGAAGGACATACAGTTGGCGGCGGTTTAGAAATGGCATTAGCTTGTGACTTACGTTTCATGGGAGATCAAGCAGGTAAAATCGGTCTTCCTGAAATTACACTTGGAGTATTAGCTGGTACTGGTGGTACACAACGTTTAGCTCGTCAAGTTGGTCATTCAAAAGCATTAGACCTAAACTTAACTGGTGAAACATTAACACCACAGGAAGCATTAAATATTCGCTTAGTTGACCGTATCTTCCCACAAGAAGAAACAAGAGCGAAAACATTAGAATACGCAGAAAAGATTGCGAACAGTGCAACATATGCAGCATCAAACATTAAACTATCCATTATGAATGGTAAAGAAATGCCGCTAAATGTAGCAATCCGCTACGAAGGTGAGCTGCAAAACCTATTATTCCGTTCACAAGATGCACAAGAAGGACTAAGTGCATTCATTGAAAAACGCGAAGCTAATTGGATTGGCAAGTAA